A region of Enoplosus armatus isolate fEnoArm2 chromosome 14, fEnoArm2.hap1, whole genome shotgun sequence DNA encodes the following proteins:
- the gad3 gene encoding glutamate decarboxylase 1: protein MDFLQLPDRIIDKSAVTDKQQEDSAAVRGRGRAPADFSSIYSKDLLPASHGEEMTRGFLQELVNILLGYICKSSQRSSKVLDFHHPHQLKEGLEGFSLDLPDHPETLEQILVDCRDTLKYGVSTGHPRFFNQLSSGLDVIGVAGEWLTSTANTNMFTYEVSPVFILMERVLLRKMQSIVGWSDDEGDGLFCPGGTISNLYSILVARYHFYPEVKARGMGALPQLALFTSEHSHYSVKKSAAVLGLGSGNVVAVRCDERGKMIPAELESSIATAEEKGLVPFYVNATAGTTVYGAFDPLDAIADICHRHTLWMHVDAAWGGGLLMSDRHRMKLQGIERAWSVTWNPHKMMGVPLQCSVVLIKKRGLLQECNELGAEYLFQTDKPYDVSYDTGDKSIQCGRHVDAFKLWLMWKAKGSEGFGHQVNKCLENAEYLHYQLQRRTDFELVFKHKPEHSNVCFWYIPPSLRGLPPGPDRDTRLHQVAPRIKGRMMEKGSVLIGYQPLGAKVNFFRCVFSNPATQLEDIDFLLDEIARLGLDL, encoded by the exons ATGGATTTCTTACAGCTGCCGG ACAGAATCATTGACAAATCAGCTGTGACGGACAAGCAGCAGGAGGACTCAGCAGCAGTCAGAGGCAGAGGGCGCGCGCCCGCTGACTTCAGCAGCATCTACAGCAAAG acCTGCTCCCAGCGTCACACGGTGAGGAGATGACCAGAGGGTTTCTGCAAGAGCTGGTCAACATCTTGCTGGGTTACATCTGCAAGTCAAGCCAGAGGAGCTCCAAG gtccTGGACTTCCACCATCCTCACCAGCTGAAGGAGGGACTGGAGGGCTTCAGTCTGGACCTGCCGGACCACCCGGAAACTCTGGAGCAGATACTAGTGGACTGTAGAGACACACTCAAGTATGGTGTCAGCACAG GTCATCCCCGTTTCTTCAACCAGCTGTCTTCAGGTCTGGATGTGATCGGTGTAGCTGGCGAGTGGTTGACCTCTACAGCCAACACTAACAT GTTTACATACGAAGTGTCTCCTGTTTTCATCCTCATGGAGAGGGTTCTGCTGAGGAAGATGCAAAGCATTGTGGGGTGGTCGGACGACGAGGGAGACGGACTCTTCTGTCCAG GAGGCACGATATCCAACCTGTACAGCATCCTGGTGGCCAGATATCACTTCTACCCAGAGGTGAAGGCCAGAGGGATGGGAGCTTTGCCTCAGCTGGCTCTCTTCACTTCAGAGCAT AGTCACTACTCGGTAAAGAAGTCCGCAGCTGTGCTGGGGCTGGGCAGCGGGAATGTGGTTGCGGTGAGATGTGATGAAAG AGGGAAAATGATCCCTGCTGAACTCGAGTCTTCCATCGCCACGGCTGAAGAAAAG ggTTTGGTTCCATTCTATGTGAATGCGACGGCGGGCACCACGGTGTACGGAGCCTTCGACCCCCTCGACGCCATCGCAGACAtctgccacagacacacactgtggatGCATGTCGAT GCAGCGTGGGGCGGAGGCCTGctgatgtcagacagacacaggatGAAACTGCAGGGCATTGAACG AGCCTGGTCTGTCACATGGAATCCCCACAAGATGATGGGCGTCCCTCTGCAGTGCTCTGTCGTACTGATCAAGAAGAGA GGTCTCCTACAGGAGTGCAATGAGTTGGGGGCTGAGTACCTTTTCCAGACAGACAAGCCCTACGACGTGAGCTATGATACTGGGGATAAGAGCATCCAGTGTGGCCGACATGTCGATGCCTTTAAACTTTGGCTCATGTGGAAGGCAAAG GGCTCGGAGGGTTTTGGACATCAGGTCAACAAATGCTTAGAGAATGCCGAGTATCTGCATTACCaactgcagaggaggacagacttTGAACTGGTCTTCAAACACAAA CCAGAGCACAGTAACGTGTGTTTCTGGTACATCCCTCCCAGCCTGAGAGGCCTTCCGCCCGGACCCGACAGAGACACAAGACTCCATCAG GTGGCTCCTCGGATCAAAGGCAGGATGATGGAGAAGGGCTCTGTTCTGATTGGCTATCAGCCTTTGGGAGCCAAAGTCAATTTCTTCAGGTGTGTGTTCTCCAATCCTGCCACACAGCTAGAGGACATCGACTTTCTGCTGGATGAGATTGCCCGGCTGGGCCTTGACCTATGA